The proteins below are encoded in one region of Garra rufa chromosome 12, GarRuf1.0, whole genome shotgun sequence:
- the LOC141347214 gene encoding mitochondrial import receptor subunit TOM34-like translates to MPQKRRSQSWTELKQAGNECFRAGQYGEAVNVYSQSIQLLEKSGQKNKEDLGILYSNRAASYLKDGNCNECIKDCTKSLELVPFGFKALLRRASAYEALERYRQAYVDYKTVLQIDCKIPAAHDGVNRMTKALTDIDGPSWREKLPPIPTVPMSVKESLAQAASSTPSPQQNSVIDNKKKAPGPGPEAVKKAKALKEEGNAFVKKGEHKKAMEKYTQSISQDPTEVTTYTNRALCYLSLKMYKEAINDCDTALRMDSANIKAFYRRAQANKELKNKKMCIEDLNSVLKIEPGNMAAQKLLQEAQKMK, encoded by the exons ATGCCTCAGAAGCGGCGCTCGCAGTCGTGGACGGAGCTCAAACAAGCCGGTAACGAGTGTTTCAGAGCCGGTCAGTATGGAGAAGCTGTGAACGTCTACAGCCAGTCCATCCAGCTGCTGGAGAAGTCTG GTCAGAAGAACAAGGAAGATCTGGGTATTTTGTACTCCAACAGGGCTGCCAGTTACCTGAAAGATGGAAACTGCAATGAATGCATTAAAGATTGCACAAA GTCTCTAGAATTGGTGCCATTTGGATTTAAAGCTCTGCTTCGCCGGGCGTCAGCGTACGAGGCCTTGGAGAGATACAGACAGGCGTATGTGGACTACAAAACTGTTTTACAGATAGACTGCAAGATACCGGCAGCTCACGACGGTGTCAACAG AATGACCAAGGCTTTGACAGACATAGACGGACCATCTTGGCGAGAGAAACTACCTCCGATTCCCACCGTCCCGATgtctgtgaaagaaagcctggcGCAAGCTGCCAGCTCAACCCCCAGCCCACAACAAAACAGCGTGATTGACAACAAGAAAAAAG CACCAGGACCAGGACCTGAAGCTGTTAAAAAGGCCAAGGCTCTAAAGGAAGAAGGCAATGCGTTTGTGAAAAAGGGCGAACACAAGAAAGCAATGGAGAAATACACACAATCAATCAGTCAGGACCCCACAGAAGTCACAACCTACACTAACCG GGCTCTCTGCTACCTGTCATTAAAGATGTACAAAGAAGCTATCAACGACTGCGATACGGCTCTTCGAATGGATTCTGCCAACATCAAGGCTTTTTACAGACGTGCCCAGGCAAACAAGGAACTCAAG AACAAGAAAATGTGTATTGAAGATCTCAACAGTGTGCTCAAAATCGAGCCGGGCAATATGGCGGCACAGAAACTACTCCAGGAAGCACAGAAGATGAAATAA
- the LOC141347315 gene encoding cytochrome c oxidase subunit 6C-1-like, translated as MSLPKPAMRGLLAKRLRFHLPIAFALSVVAAAAFKYTVTEPRKQAYADFYKHYDSTKEFNAMREAGIFESVRPTGK; from the exons ATGTCACTTCCAAAGCCAGCAATGAGGGGCCTCCTTGCCAAGCGTTTGAGGTTCCATTTGCCCATCGCATTCGCTCTTTCTGTGGTGGCAGCAGCCGCCTTCAAG TACACAGTAACTGAGCCCAGGAAACAGGCTTATGCTGACTTCTACAAACATTACGATTCAACGAAGGAGTTCAATGCCATGAGGGAAGCTGGTATTTTTGAAAGTGTCAGACCCACTGGAAAATAA